One genomic segment of Planctomycetota bacterium includes these proteins:
- a CDS encoding P-II family nitrogen regulator, whose amino-acid sequence MKKIEAIVRHFKLEEVKHALSELGVRGMTISEVRGFGRQKGHTETYRGTEYTIDFVPKVKIEVVVRNEDVEKTLATILRTAQTGQIGDGKIFVIPLDETVRIRTGETGVDAV is encoded by the coding sequence ATGAAAAAAATCGAAGCGATCGTCCGGCATTTCAAGCTCGAAGAAGTCAAGCACGCGCTCAGCGAACTGGGCGTGCGCGGCATGACCATCTCGGAGGTTCGCGGCTTTGGCCGCCAGAAAGGTCACACCGAGACCTACCGGGGCACCGAGTACACGATCGACTTCGTTCCCAAGGTGAAGATCGAAGTCGTGGTCCGGAACGAAGACGTCGAGAAGACGCTGGCCACGATCCTGCGCACGGCCCAGACCGGGCAGATTGGCGACGGAAAGATCTTCGTCATTCCGTTGGACGAAACGGTTCGCATTCGCACCGGCGAAACCGGCGTCGACGCGGTGTGA